The sequence TGGGTATGGGCAGAGCATTAAGAACTGGTTTTGAAAACGCAACTGGAGATATAGTTGTTACAATCGATGCAGATCTCAGTTACAGTGCAGATCATATCATTAAACTAACATCTGAATTGATAAATGATGAAAGCATTGATATGGTTGTTGGTTCCCCTTACATGGAAGGTGGTGCGGTTAAAAATGTTCCATTTGTAAGATTATTCATAAGCAAAGTGGCCAATCTTTTCGTGGGGTTTTCAATTCCAGGGGATTTAAGCACAGTAACCAGTGTTTTAAGAGCATATAAAAAAGAAGTTCTGGATTCATTGGAATTAGAATCAAATGGCACAGAAATCAACCTTGAAATTTTATCAAAGGTTAATGCGAATCATTTTCGAATAAAAGAAGTTCCAGCAGTATTAGAAGGAAGAAAGTTAGGACAGTCCAAACTCAAATTCAAGGCAAAAACCATTACACATGTCTTATTTTCGTTTCATGAAAAACCGATGATGTTATTCGGAGTGGTTGGTTTTATTTTATGTTTTATTGGAATAATAAGCGCCATATATCTCTTTTATCAATATTTAATGGGTACTCTTGATCCTACAAGGCCCTTAATGCTTTTCATGGCCATTATGATAATTTCTGGAATACAAATATTGATGTTTGGATTTGTTGCAACACAAATAAGTTTGCTTAAACGAGAAGTTTACATAATCCAAAAGGAGAATAAGCTACTTAAAAAGAAAATTAAAGAATAATTATTTCTTTGCCAAAACAACTAAATTTATCCCTTTATCATTATTTATAAAAGGAGTATCTATTTTACATAAATTTCTTAATATTTGACCCGCTTTTCTAGCAAAAAAACTATTTTTTGGAGGGTTAATTTGTGATTTCTGTTTTTTGGCAAATGGTACACAAAAGCCATTGACAAAAAAACGGATGAAAGGGAACCCATAATCAAATATTTCTTCAACCTCAAAATTAGCTAAATTCAATTTATTAGTCACATCTTCTTTTGAATATCTTCTACAATGACCCCCAACTTCATCAGAATAATTCCATAAATCTTGTCTATGAGGCATGCTCAAAATTAGTATTCCTCCATCATTAAGCCAACCATTTATCTGTTTTAAGGCCTTTGTATCCTGTTCTATGTGTTCTAAAACTTCTAAACATAAAATAAGATCATATTTTTCATTTGGTTTAAATTCAAATATGTTCTTATTGAATAAATTTACACAGGAAGTCAGTCCACTCTTTTCAAGCCGATCCTTTGTTGATTTAATGGCTTCCAAAGAGATATCCATAGCATCAACAGTATATCCTTGTTTGATTAAATTAAAAGTAAAAAACCCATCTCCACATCCAATATCTAAAGCTCTCCCACTATTTTTTCCTACAAAAAATTTTTTTATTAACTCCATTTTATATTCAAGGAATGGTCTTGGGTTTTTTACACTTATGTCCTGCCATACCTTATCATATATCTCTTCTTGATTCATATAATCACATTATAAAGCTTTAATACATGCAATTTTTAATTTTTAAAACTTATTTATTACTAATTTGAGTGTATATACTTATATAACTCTGTGCAATTTTTCTCCAATTGAATTTATCCTCAACTAAGTTATATCCTCCATTAGCAAGTTTATTTCTAAAATTTTCATTTTCAACTAAGTTTATTACAGCTTTAGAAAGTTTGGATATATTCTTTTCAGGCACAAGCAACCCTGTTTCACCATCCTGAATTATATCTGGTATTCCACCAATATTTGACCCAATAACAGGTACCTTGCAGGCCATTGCCTCAAGTAAAACCACACCTAATCCTTCTGTATTTCCTTGAGAATCCACAATTGAGGGTAATATAAAAAGATCTGAGGAGTTGTACAAATTCAATAATTCTTCATCTGAAACATTTTTAAGGATTTCAACATTTTTATCCAAGTTTAAATCATTAATAAGGCTTTTAAGATCTCCTTCCAATGGCCCAGAACCAACTATTTTTAATTTTACATTTGCATATTTTTTTAAAACATTTTGCATCGCTTTTATTAAATATTCAAAACCCTTCCTTTCTATCAAATATCCAACTGACAGTATTTGAAAGGTTTTCAAATCTCTATTAATATTTAAAGGTCTAAAAAAATCTGTATCAACTCCAAAAGGGATTACATCGAATGTTTCAGTTTTAAGACCAATTTTAAGACAGCTTTCC is a genomic window of Methanobacterium congolense containing:
- a CDS encoding glycosyltransferase family 4 protein gives rise to the protein MKIGVITSAYPEFEDDPHGIFVHRLMKEISKQGYDVKVMAPYTGGKTEYLLDGVKVERFHYFYPKRFQRLCGRSGMIDNVKEGFFVKFQVLTFILFNLVNSVSKLKDRDLIHVHWLIPNGLGALIVKKIFKIPYISTIYGEEVYLSKRYKIDFILRSFINNSNRSVAISKGTLESCLKIGLKTETFDVIPFGVDTDFFRPLNINRDLKTFQILSVGYLIERKGFEYLIKAMQNVLKKYANVKLKIVGSGPLEGDLKSLINDLNLDKNVEILKNVSDEELLNLYNSSDLFILPSIVDSQGNTEGLGVVLLEAMACKVPVIGSNIGGIPDIIQDGETGLLVPEKNISKLSKAVINLVENENFRNKLANGGYNLVEDKFNWRKIAQSYISIYTQISNK
- a CDS encoding glycosyltransferase translates to MKISVIIPMYNEEDNVQRTLQEVNNSLKDYKNYEILAVNDGSKDNTYKLLKEFSSENQKVRVLQNPTNMGMGRALRTGFENATGDIVVTIDADLSYSADHIIKLTSELINDESIDMVVGSPYMEGGAVKNVPFVRLFISKVANLFVGFSIPGDLSTVTSVLRAYKKEVLDSLELESNGTEINLEILSKVNANHFRIKEVPAVLEGRKLGQSKLKFKAKTITHVLFSFHEKPMMLFGVVGFILCFIGIISAIYLFYQYLMGTLDPTRPLMLFMAIMIISGIQILMFGFVATQISLLKREVYIIQKENKLLKKKIKE
- a CDS encoding class I SAM-dependent methyltransferase, yielding MNQEEIYDKVWQDISVKNPRPFLEYKMELIKKFFVGKNSGRALDIGCGDGFFTFNLIKQGYTVDAMDISLEAIKSTKDRLEKSGLTSCVNLFNKNIFEFKPNEKYDLILCLEVLEHIEQDTKALKQINGWLNDGGILILSMPHRQDLWNYSDEVGGHCRRYSKEDVTNKLNLANFEVEEIFDYGFPFIRFFVNGFCVPFAKKQKSQINPPKNSFFARKAGQILRNLCKIDTPFINNDKGINLVVLAKK